In Streptomyces sp. 840.1, one DNA window encodes the following:
- a CDS encoding pyridoxal phosphate-dependent aminotransferase → MTQGRPLLNRRLAEFGTTIFAEMSALAVRTGAINLGQGFPDTDGPEEVREAAVRALRAGHGNQYPPGPGVPELRTAITEHQARRYALTYDPDTEVLVTAGATEAVAASMLALLEPGDEVIALEPYYDSYAACIAMAGATRVPVTLHPEPPTGSYRLDLDELRAAVTPRTRLLLLNTPHNPTGTVLTREELAAIAALACERDLLVVTDEVYEHLVFEGEHLPLASFPGMRERTVTISSAGKTFSFTGWKVGWITASPDLVTAVRSAKQFLTYVSAGPFQYAVAEALRLPDSYFDALRADLRAKRDLLSGGLAEAGFQVYRPAGTYFVTTDIRPLDAAGDGFAFCRSLPERCGVVAVPNAVFYDHREQGAPFVRFAFCKRTEVLEEAVSRLKGL, encoded by the coding sequence ATGACACAGGGACGACCGCTGCTCAACCGCCGCCTCGCCGAGTTCGGCACGACGATCTTCGCGGAGATGTCCGCGCTGGCCGTCCGCACCGGCGCCATCAACCTCGGCCAGGGGTTCCCGGACACCGACGGCCCCGAGGAGGTCCGCGAGGCCGCCGTCCGCGCCCTGCGCGCCGGCCACGGCAACCAGTACCCGCCGGGGCCCGGGGTCCCCGAACTGCGCACCGCGATCACCGAGCACCAGGCCCGGCGCTACGCCCTGACGTACGACCCCGACACCGAGGTCCTGGTCACCGCGGGCGCCACCGAGGCCGTCGCCGCCTCGATGCTGGCCCTCCTGGAGCCCGGCGACGAGGTCATCGCGCTGGAGCCGTACTACGACTCCTACGCCGCCTGCATCGCCATGGCGGGCGCCACCCGCGTCCCCGTCACCCTGCACCCCGAGCCCCCCACCGGCAGCTACCGGCTGGACCTCGACGAGCTGCGCGCGGCCGTCACCCCCCGCACCCGGCTGCTGCTGCTCAACACCCCGCACAACCCCACCGGCACCGTCCTGACCCGCGAGGAACTCGCCGCGATCGCCGCCCTGGCGTGCGAGCGCGACCTGCTCGTCGTCACCGACGAGGTCTACGAGCACCTCGTGTTCGAGGGCGAGCACCTGCCGCTCGCCTCGTTCCCCGGCATGCGCGAGCGGACGGTCACCATCAGCTCGGCGGGCAAGACGTTCTCGTTCACCGGCTGGAAGGTCGGCTGGATCACCGCGAGCCCGGATCTCGTGACGGCGGTGCGCTCGGCGAAGCAGTTCCTGACGTACGTCTCCGCAGGCCCGTTCCAGTACGCGGTCGCCGAGGCGCTGCGGCTGCCCGACAGCTACTTCGACGCGCTGCGCGCGGATCTGCGGGCCAAGCGGGACCTGCTGAGCGGCGGACTCGCCGAGGCCGGTTTCCAGGTCTACCGCCCGGCCGGCACGTACTTCGTCACCACCGACATCCGCCCGCTGGACGCCGCCGGCGACGGCTTCGCGTTCTGCCGGTCGCTGCCGGAGCGGTGCGGGGTGGTGGCCGTGCCGAACGCCGTCTTCTACGACCACCGG
- a CDS encoding DUF2617 family protein, translated as MLTTLHTAYSDTRAADLAWALGREPLPALAVLDLHLAGAQLQLRLLGASHQVLLEEDNGSCSETVACMPGSSTPLPLGVSKRLGEWEYEFAARVETLGAGSFAGRAQELLALVADHPHGLAGTFPGSPHAFTAMLAQRTEGQVRWRTWHAYPQEGQLVVTRTRVGVRMPAAVV; from the coding sequence ATGCTCACGACCCTCCATACGGCCTATTCCGACACCCGTGCCGCCGATCTGGCCTGGGCGCTGGGGCGTGAACCGCTCCCGGCGCTCGCCGTGCTGGATCTCCATCTCGCCGGTGCGCAACTCCAGTTGCGCCTGCTCGGCGCCTCCCATCAGGTCCTCCTGGAGGAGGACAACGGCAGTTGTTCCGAAACCGTCGCCTGTATGCCGGGCAGCAGCACCCCGCTGCCCCTCGGCGTCTCCAAGCGGCTCGGGGAGTGGGAGTACGAGTTCGCGGCCCGCGTCGAGACGCTCGGCGCCGGTTCGTTCGCGGGGCGCGCGCAGGAGCTCCTGGCGCTCGTCGCCGACCATCCCCACGGCCTGGCCGGGACGTTCCCGGGCAGCCCGCACGCCTTCACCGCCATGCTCGCCCAGCGGACCGAGGGGCAGGTGCGCTGGCGCACCTGGCACGCGTACCCGCAGGAGGGACAACTGGTGGTGACGCGCACCCGGGTGGGCGTGCGGATGCCGGCGGCCGTGGTGTGA
- a CDS encoding polyamine aminopropyltransferase, which yields MIDQQVSLRGGAARLPVRPRTGRYLVLAAVFVCAACGLVYELELVALASYLIGDSVTQASVVLSVMVFAMGIGSLLAKRLCSRAAVGFGLIEAALALVGGSSALVLYATFAWIGESRYALVGFSLAIGVLIGAEIPLLMTLIQRVDRQDAGGAVADLFAADYVGALVGGLAFPFLLLPMLGQLTGALLTGAVNAAAGGALVMWVFRRDLSCRSRWLLIVVNVTVIALLATVAVLADDFERAARRAVYGDQVRVAMQTDVQEVVLTGAGRSSLDLYLDGRLRVSSRDEYRYHEALVHPVMNGPHARVLILGGGDGLAAREVLRYPGVRSVTLVELDPAVTRLARTDRALSALNAHAYRDPRLTAVTGDAFTWLRAAHGRYDAVISDLPDPGISASTKLYSAEFYGLVSEALAPGGRLVVHGGPPVGRPHTYWTVEASMRAAGLHTRTYRIGGRYAGFDAGPDRAAGGGTQVGGWGFVLAGLGRAPALGLDPEAPELRSLTDAALREAGRRAESGRLPGLAPSTLVHPRYWDEP from the coding sequence ATGATCGACCAGCAGGTGTCGCTGCGAGGGGGCGCGGCGCGGCTTCCCGTACGGCCGAGGACCGGCCGCTACCTCGTGCTGGCCGCGGTCTTCGTCTGCGCCGCCTGCGGTCTGGTGTACGAGCTCGAACTGGTCGCGCTCGCCTCCTATCTGATCGGTGACTCCGTCACCCAGGCATCCGTCGTGCTCTCGGTGATGGTCTTCGCCATGGGCATCGGTTCGTTGCTCGCGAAACGTTTATGCAGCCGGGCCGCGGTCGGCTTCGGGCTGATCGAGGCGGCGCTCGCCCTGGTCGGCGGCTCCTCCGCGCTGGTGCTCTACGCGACGTTCGCCTGGATCGGGGAGTCGCGGTACGCCCTGGTCGGCTTCTCGCTGGCGATCGGGGTGCTGATCGGTGCAGAGATCCCGCTGCTGATGACGCTGATCCAGCGCGTCGACCGGCAGGACGCGGGCGGGGCCGTCGCCGATCTGTTCGCCGCGGACTACGTGGGGGCGCTGGTCGGCGGGCTGGCGTTCCCGTTCCTGCTGCTGCCGATGCTCGGGCAGCTCACCGGGGCGCTGCTCACCGGCGCGGTCAACGCTGCGGCGGGCGGGGCGCTGGTGATGTGGGTGTTCCGGCGGGACCTCAGCTGCCGGTCCCGGTGGCTGCTCATCGTGGTCAACGTGACGGTGATCGCCCTGCTGGCCACGGTCGCGGTGCTGGCCGACGACTTCGAGCGGGCGGCGAGGCGCGCGGTGTACGGCGACCAGGTGCGGGTCGCGATGCAGACCGACGTCCAGGAGGTGGTGCTGACCGGCGCGGGCCGCAGCTCCCTGGACCTCTACCTGGACGGGCGGCTGCGGGTCAGCTCGCGCGACGAGTACCGCTACCACGAGGCGCTGGTGCACCCGGTGATGAACGGGCCGCACGCGCGGGTGCTGATCCTGGGCGGCGGCGACGGTCTGGCGGCCCGCGAGGTGCTGCGCTACCCCGGGGTGCGGAGCGTCACGCTGGTGGAGCTGGACCCGGCCGTCACCCGGTTGGCCCGTACGGACCGGGCGCTCTCCGCGCTGAACGCGCACGCGTACCGGGACCCCCGGCTGACGGCCGTCACCGGGGACGCGTTCACCTGGCTGCGGGCGGCGCACGGGCGCTACGACGCGGTGATCTCGGACCTGCCCGATCCGGGGATCTCGGCCAGTACGAAGCTCTACTCGGCGGAGTTCTACGGCCTGGTCTCCGAGGCCCTCGCGCCGGGCGGGCGGCTGGTGGTGCACGGCGGGCCGCCGGTCGGCCGGCCGCACACCTACTGGACGGTCGAGGCGTCGATGCGGGCGGCGGGGCTGCACACCCGCACCTACCGGATCGGCGGCCGCTACGCCGGTTTCGACGCGGGCCCGGACCGGGCGGCGGGCGGCGGCACCCAGGTGGGCGGCTGGGGCTTCGTGCTCGCCGGGCTCGGCCGGGCCCCGGCGCTGGGCCTGGACCCGGAGGCGCCGGAGCTGAGGTCCCTGACGGATGCGGCGCTGAGGGAGGCGGGGCGGCGGGCGGAGTCCGGCCGGCTGCCGGGGCTGGCCCCCTCGACCCTGGTGCACCCGAGGTACTGGGACGAGCCGTGA